Proteins co-encoded in one Xanthomonas campestris pv. badrii genomic window:
- a CDS encoding YraN family protein has product MPAARQQRGAAVEAAACALLEQAGLRRVAGNATYRGGELDLVMRDGQMLVFVEVRYRRDARFGGGAASVDLRKRRKLVLAAQLFLGSHPALAALPCRFDVVDASGEPPQLHWIRDAFRADDC; this is encoded by the coding sequence ATGCCGGCAGCGCGCCAGCAACGCGGGGCGGCGGTGGAAGCCGCGGCCTGCGCGTTGCTGGAGCAGGCCGGCCTGCGGCGGGTGGCAGGCAATGCCACCTACCGCGGCGGCGAACTGGATCTGGTGATGCGCGACGGCCAGATGCTGGTGTTCGTGGAGGTGCGCTACCGCCGCGATGCCCGCTTCGGCGGCGGCGCGGCGTCGGTGGATCTGCGCAAGCGCCGCAAGCTGGTATTGGCGGCGCAGTTGTTTCTTGGCTCTCACCCTGCACTGGCAGCGCTGCCGTGCCGCTTCGATGTGGTGGACGCCAGTGGCGAACCGCCGCAACTGCACTGGATCCGCGACGCGTTCCGCGCCGACGATTGCTG
- a CDS encoding penicillin-binding protein activator, which produces MNKRVARISALSLLVMLAAGCATSSVTQTASPTQSAALALLDQGKPREAAQQLEAEAASASGAQRSRLLAAAAFGWHDAGDDARARTLLAQVNARHLSGEDRARFGLLTGELAVIDKQGAQALQALGDSPQGLTQPLQTRWLLAHAAALEATGDLFGAAAARARADASLTGTARSDNQRAIVRLLAALDDATLKGRTAALPAGDPLYNFAGRALISRGLGLPRAFERDAQWGFDTSKRPPAERDGYRPPVKLGVLLPLTGNLATASAPVRDGLLAGYYAETRRRPEVQFFDTAGTAAGANAAYDKAVNAGVDYVVGPLGRDEVSALFARGQLAVPVLALNRPADNKAPPTGSAGFSLAPEDDGIMAAEYLLSRERRNVLIVGTSDDNGKRTIKAFRDRFSERGGTVVGSISVADAPGDIGAQLRNYGTADAVFLAVRGNTARALAPQLALAGFAGKSRVGTSQLVAGTGKVEDDLALDGIVYPSETWTALGVSGLPAASQVASTLPSARGPAARLFAFGYDAWKISAYLEKLATGTDGGLRGATGTLHLDGFGNVLRTPAWSTFNGGRPTPIADGR; this is translated from the coding sequence ATGAACAAGCGTGTTGCAAGGATCTCCGCCCTGTCGCTGCTGGTCATGCTGGCCGCCGGCTGCGCCACCAGCAGTGTCACCCAGACCGCCTCGCCGACGCAGAGCGCGGCGCTGGCGCTGCTGGACCAGGGCAAGCCGCGCGAGGCGGCGCAGCAGCTGGAAGCCGAGGCCGCCAGCGCCAGTGGTGCGCAGCGCAGCCGCTTGCTGGCCGCCGCCGCGTTCGGCTGGCACGACGCCGGCGACGATGCGCGTGCGCGCACGCTGCTGGCGCAGGTCAACGCACGCCACCTGAGCGGCGAAGACCGCGCCCGCTTCGGGCTGCTGACCGGCGAGCTGGCGGTGATCGACAAGCAGGGCGCGCAAGCGCTGCAGGCGCTGGGCGACAGTCCGCAGGGGCTGACCCAGCCGCTGCAGACGCGCTGGCTGCTGGCCCACGCCGCCGCACTGGAAGCCACCGGCGACCTGTTCGGCGCCGCCGCCGCGCGTGCGCGCGCCGACGCCAGCCTGACCGGCACCGCGCGCAGCGACAACCAGCGCGCCATCGTGCGCCTGCTGGCCGCGCTGGACGATGCAACGCTCAAAGGCCGTACCGCCGCACTGCCGGCCGGCGACCCGCTGTACAACTTCGCCGGACGCGCGCTGATCAGCCGCGGGCTCGGGCTGCCGCGCGCGTTCGAGCGCGATGCGCAATGGGGCTTCGACACCAGCAAGCGTCCGCCAGCCGAGCGCGACGGGTATCGCCCGCCGGTCAAGCTGGGCGTGTTGTTGCCGCTCACCGGCAACCTGGCCACCGCCTCTGCCCCGGTGCGAGATGGCCTGCTGGCCGGCTATTACGCCGAAACCCGCCGCCGCCCGGAGGTGCAGTTCTTCGACACCGCCGGCACCGCCGCCGGTGCCAACGCCGCCTACGACAAGGCAGTGAACGCTGGTGTCGATTACGTGGTCGGCCCATTGGGTCGCGACGAGGTCAGCGCGTTGTTCGCGCGCGGTCAGCTTGCGGTGCCGGTGCTGGCGCTCAACCGCCCCGCCGACAACAAGGCACCGCCGACCGGTAGCGCGGGCTTCTCGCTGGCGCCGGAAGACGACGGCATCATGGCCGCCGAATACCTGCTCTCGCGCGAGCGCCGCAACGTGCTGATCGTTGGCACCAGCGACGACAACGGCAAGCGCACCATCAAGGCCTTCCGCGACCGCTTCAGCGAACGCGGTGGCACGGTGGTCGGCAGCATCAGCGTGGCCGATGCGCCGGGCGACATCGGCGCGCAACTGCGCAATTACGGCACCGCCGATGCGGTGTTCCTGGCGGTACGCGGCAACACCGCGCGCGCATTGGCCCCACAGCTGGCGCTGGCCGGGTTTGCCGGCAAATCGCGCGTGGGCACTTCGCAGCTGGTGGCCGGCACCGGCAAGGTCGAAGACGACCTGGCGCTGGATGGCATCGTCTACCCGAGCGAGACCTGGACCGCCCTGGGCGTATCCGGTCTGCCGGCGGCCAGCCAGGTCGCCAGCACGCTGCCCAGCGCACGCGGCCCGGCCGCCCGCCTGTTCGCGTTCGGCTACGACGCCTGGAAGATCAGTGCGTATCTGGAAAAACTCGCCACCGGCACCGATGGCGGCCTGCGCGGCGCCACCGGCACCCTGCATCTGGATGGCTTCGGCAATGTGTTGCGCACGCCGGCCTGGTCCACCTTCAACGGTGGCCGCCCGACGCCGATCGCCGACGGCCGCTGA